One Desulfovibrio fairfieldensis genomic window carries:
- the rnfG gene encoding RnfABCDGE type electron transport complex subunit G, whose translation MIGMLRMVVVLSVLCGLSGFALSYLKMVTAPRIEEQVLTYVQGPALARVFTHTQNSPIADRRKFPLDHGSITVFPALRDGKLVGVALEEQGKGYGGEIGVMVGFNVASDTLAGIGITTLKETPGLGMRVTEQAFSGQFAGARTPVALASQGGSIDGVSGATISSGGVVTAVNKAVQVYSRLKPEILKVWSK comes from the coding sequence ATGATCGGCATGTTGCGAATGGTGGTGGTGCTTTCGGTGCTGTGCGGGCTGTCGGGCTTTGCGCTGTCCTATCTCAAGATGGTCACGGCTCCGCGCATTGAGGAACAGGTGCTGACCTACGTGCAGGGCCCGGCTCTGGCGCGGGTTTTCACCCACACCCAGAATTCACCCATTGCGGACCGCCGCAAATTCCCGCTGGACCACGGCTCGATCACGGTGTTCCCGGCCCTGCGCGACGGCAAGCTGGTGGGCGTGGCCCTGGAAGAGCAGGGCAAGGGCTACGGCGGCGAGATCGGCGTCATGGTGGGCTTTAATGTGGCCAGCGACACCCTGGCGGGCATCGGCATCACCACGCTCAAGGAAACGCCGGGTCTGGGCATGCGGGTGACGGAACAGGCTTTTTCCGGACAGTTCGCCGGGGCGCGCACCCCTGTGGCGCTCGCCTCCCAGGGGGGTTCCATTGATGGAGTGTCCGGGGCCACCATTTCCTCCGGCGGCGTGGTAACGGCCGTGAACAAGGCGGTCCAGGTCTACAGCCGGCTTAAACCGGAAATTCTCAAAGTCTGGTCCAAATAG
- the rsxE gene encoding electron transport complex subunit RsxE produces MTVMQEFTKGLWKELPPFRLVLGLCPTLAVTNSADNGLGMGLAVIFVLVLSNMLISMVRSIIPKKVRIACFIVIAASLVVAVELLMQAYAYPLYQRLGIFVPLIVVNCIILGRAEAFAAKNGVAASVADGLGMGLGFTLSLTFLGSLREIWGNGTWFGHAIMWDGFEPFRIMVKAPGAFICLGLILAGMNLINFWQARRKGREPRPLTEGCGACQACNMAAREG; encoded by the coding sequence ATGACCGTCATGCAGGAATTCACCAAGGGGCTCTGGAAAGAGTTGCCGCCTTTCCGCCTGGTGCTGGGGCTCTGTCCCACCCTGGCCGTGACCAATTCGGCGGACAACGGTCTGGGCATGGGCCTGGCGGTTATTTTCGTGCTGGTGCTCTCCAATATGTTGATTTCCATGGTGCGCAGCATCATTCCCAAGAAGGTGCGCATCGCCTGCTTCATCGTCATCGCGGCCTCGCTGGTGGTGGCCGTGGAACTGCTCATGCAGGCCTATGCCTATCCGCTCTACCAGCGCCTGGGCATCTTCGTGCCCCTTATCGTGGTCAACTGCATCATTCTGGGCAGGGCTGAAGCCTTTGCCGCCAAAAACGGCGTGGCCGCCTCTGTGGCCGACGGTCTGGGCATGGGCCTGGGCTTCACGCTTTCCCTGACATTTCTGGGGTCGTTGCGGGAAATTTGGGGCAACGGCACATGGTTCGGCCATGCCATCATGTGGGACGGCTTTGAACCTTTCCGGATCATGGTCAAGGCGCCGGGCGCGTTCATTTGCCTGGGGCTGATCCTGGCCGGAATGAATCTGATCAACTTCTGGCAGGCCCGGCGCAAGGGCCGTGAGCCCCGGCCCCTGACTGAAGGCTGCGGCGCCTGCCAGGCCTGCAATATGGCGGCTCGCGAAGGCTAG
- the pyrE gene encoding orotate phosphoribosyltransferase — translation MLELKRRLARLLVEKSYREGDFVLASGRRSDYYFDCRVTALHAEGAWLIGTLFNDMLKGLDIKGVGGMTMGADPLVSATTVISHEQGRPLHGLLVRKEAKGHGTGQFVEGLGNFSAGDSVAMLEDVVTTGGSLLKACDRVRAADLSIAAVCAILDREEGGREKLQEAGYDLLALFTRKELVDLAR, via the coding sequence ATGCTGGAACTCAAGCGCCGTCTGGCCCGCCTGCTGGTGGAAAAATCCTACCGCGAGGGGGATTTTGTGCTGGCTTCGGGCCGCAGGAGCGATTACTATTTTGACTGCCGGGTCACGGCCCTGCACGCCGAAGGGGCCTGGCTCATCGGCACGCTGTTCAACGACATGCTCAAGGGCCTGGACATCAAGGGCGTGGGCGGCATGACCATGGGCGCGGACCCGCTGGTTTCCGCCACCACGGTTATTTCGCATGAGCAGGGGCGGCCGCTGCACGGGCTGCTGGTGCGCAAGGAGGCCAAGGGCCACGGCACCGGACAGTTTGTGGAAGGGCTGGGCAATTTCAGCGCCGGCGATTCCGTCGCCATGCTGGAGGATGTGGTCACCACTGGCGGTTCGCTGCTCAAGGCCTGTGACCGGGTGCGCGCGGCCGATTTGTCCATTGCCGCCGTCTGCGCCATCCTGGACAGAGAGGAGGGGGGACGTGAAAAGCTGCAAGAGGCGGGCTACGACCTGCTGGCGCTTTTCACACGCAAGGAGCTGGTCGATCTGGCCCGCTGA
- a CDS encoding L,D-transpeptidase family protein yields MSRLLVGLALSLALAVVTVAPACADNWQANLYNEGLPSHLVAVDKNRRAFLFFEKKSPLKLKYSFPCVTGQLAGDKQELNDLRTPEGIYFVEYKIASGLDFKEYGGIAYTLNYPNPVDRLRGKTGHGIWIHSKGFGLVPTRGCVAIGLKEIDTVGPQLTPGTAVVLAEQLDESKVPQPDNGTARELRRLMQAWSNAWAARSRKMFDYYDPESYSKATENFSAFRQNKERLFKMLGFVKIYNREIHALEGPGYWVTWAEQFYAASNLSTEGVRRLYWQRGKDKKFRIVGMEWTPRDVGMRADFQKGRLVAASVPVATDASSEAPLPPRLDMPEAPDEKTAPAAPPAAVAEKLLAVSEPLVPRRAPAPPPAEINWGAKPGMDAAQGESPAAAPAPVPTAPVIPAAPETAAAPAAPASSAPVTPEAPAPAAQPVAPALNPETRAALEKAVQAWNKAFAARSADIAALYDQQQYNRVPGVPRGHSYNSVQRELERQFRAPWLSLISRAPVLEIQGPLAVSRSEQLVVGPTGTEQGVRTFWWRREADGSFRIVGSEFKPAELGLAANYLEDVSAAVSADLESWRKAWEGGRLDDYMGFYAADAVQQGRWGAKNIRRQKETLWARVKPTLVQLSGLRLAMDKHGIRADMSQTYADSAGHTDRGTKTLLLRFDGKNWRIQREDWAPQAPAAPAPAGQSAAASRRSAQRTLP; encoded by the coding sequence ATGTCCAGGTTGCTGGTGGGGCTGGCGCTGTCCTTGGCCCTCGCCGTCGTAACGGTTGCTCCGGCCTGTGCCGACAACTGGCAGGCCAACCTGTATAATGAAGGCCTGCCTTCTCATCTGGTGGCGGTGGACAAAAATCGACGCGCCTTCCTTTTTTTCGAGAAAAAAAGCCCTCTCAAACTCAAATATTCCTTCCCCTGCGTCACGGGCCAGCTGGCGGGCGACAAACAGGAACTCAATGACCTGCGCACGCCCGAGGGCATCTATTTTGTGGAATACAAAATCGCCAGCGGCCTGGACTTCAAGGAATACGGGGGCATCGCCTATACCCTCAACTATCCCAACCCCGTGGACCGGCTGCGCGGCAAGACCGGGCACGGCATCTGGATTCACAGCAAGGGCTTCGGCCTGGTGCCCACGCGCGGCTGCGTGGCTATCGGCCTGAAAGAAATCGATACGGTGGGTCCGCAGCTCACGCCCGGCACGGCCGTGGTGCTGGCCGAGCAACTGGACGAAAGCAAGGTTCCCCAGCCGGACAACGGCACGGCGCGCGAGCTGCGCCGCCTGATGCAGGCCTGGAGCAACGCCTGGGCCGCGCGTTCGCGCAAGATGTTCGACTATTACGACCCCGAATCCTACTCCAAAGCCACCGAGAACTTCTCGGCTTTCCGTCAGAACAAGGAACGCCTGTTCAAGATGCTCGGCTTCGTCAAGATCTATAATCGTGAGATCCATGCCCTGGAAGGGCCGGGCTACTGGGTGACCTGGGCCGAGCAGTTCTACGCCGCTTCCAATCTCTCCACCGAAGGCGTGCGCCGTTTGTACTGGCAGCGCGGCAAGGACAAAAAATTCCGTATCGTGGGCATGGAATGGACCCCGCGCGATGTGGGCATGCGCGCCGATTTCCAGAAAGGCCGCCTGGTGGCCGCGAGCGTGCCCGTGGCCACGGATGCTTCTTCCGAAGCGCCCCTGCCGCCGCGCCTGGACATGCCCGAAGCCCCGGACGAAAAAACCGCGCCCGCCGCGCCTCCGGCGGCCGTGGCCGAAAAACTGCTGGCCGTCAGCGAACCCCTGGTTCCCCGCCGCGCTCCCGCGCCGCCGCCCGCTGAAATCAACTGGGGCGCCAAGCCGGGCATGGATGCCGCCCAGGGAGAATCCCCCGCCGCCGCGCCCGCTCCGGTTCCCACTGCCCCTGTAATTCCCGCTGCTCCCGAGACCGCGGCTGCCCCCGCAGCGCCGGCGTCATCCGCGCCCGTTACGCCCGAAGCCCCGGCCCCTGCCGCGCAGCCGGTGGCTCCGGCCCTGAACCCGGAGACGCGCGCCGCGCTGGAAAAGGCCGTGCAAGCCTGGAACAAGGCCTTTGCCGCGCGTTCCGCCGACATCGCCGCCCTGTATGATCAACAGCAGTATAATCGTGTGCCCGGCGTGCCGCGCGGGCATTCCTACAACAGCGTGCAGCGCGAGTTGGAGCGTCAGTTCCGCGCCCCCTGGCTGAGCCTGATCAGCCGCGCGCCTGTTCTTGAGATTCAGGGTCCGTTGGCCGTAAGCCGCAGCGAACAACTTGTGGTCGGGCCCACCGGCACGGAGCAGGGCGTGCGCACCTTCTGGTGGCGCAGGGAGGCGGACGGGAGCTTCCGTATTGTGGGGTCGGAATTCAAGCCCGCCGAACTGGGCTTGGCCGCCAACTATCTGGAGGACGTCAGCGCCGCTGTCAGCGCGGATCTGGAATCCTGGCGCAAGGCCTGGGAGGGGGGCCGCCTGGATGACTACATGGGTTTTTACGCCGCCGACGCCGTGCAGCAGGGCCGTTGGGGGGCCAAGAACATCCGTCGCCAGAAGGAAACTCTCTGGGCGCGGGTCAAGCCCACCTTGGTGCAACTTTCCGGCCTTCGCCTGGCCATGGACAAGCACGGCATCCGTGCGGACATGAGCCAAACGTATGCGGACAGCGCGGGCCACACCGACCGGGGCACCAAGACCTTGTTGTTGCGTTTTGACGGTAAAAACTGGCGCATCCAGCGCGAGGATTGGGCCCCCCAGGCTCCGGCTGCCCCGGCCCCGGCCGGACAGAGCGCCGCGGCATCCCGCCGGAGTGCGCAGAGGACTCTGCCTTGA
- a CDS encoding electron transporter RnfC encodes MKELFQMLNDPRFHLLYGVTQRFSTGPEPRLVRLNREGFKLVEGVTKKTLVHPRMRLAVHPSPLKGDAFSPIFGRICEINERSIFVEAVEPNEEQRLAAEAVERDKLDLLSLPERGAELGLVLKSLGLNTRSLGQDCKTLIINGLNPDPGVTWAEPMLLTHLDNLKAGLEVLRRLSPAEKILLAVPKEMRLHHHDIEVAPVPSQYPASINALVIKAVTGKENPEGVGIVGLHNVWSLGRVARTGLPLIETVVTIGSFEHSGNYIVKEGSTIGELLEFANIELKNGDTLVRGGPLRGESLDKLDRSVTKGSTGVFVVEAGTIPPMEGHSPCINCGACTLICPARLSPGFLSRYAEFALHERNRAERIECCLECGLCGYVCIARRPVLQYIRLSKHKLAQADTAAKLQELRPLTPPFSDGAAAKQGGE; translated from the coding sequence ATGAAAGAGTTATTCCAGATGTTGAACGACCCTCGTTTCCATCTGCTGTATGGGGTGACGCAGCGTTTCAGTACCGGGCCAGAGCCGCGCCTGGTGCGCCTGAACCGCGAGGGTTTCAAGCTGGTGGAAGGGGTGACCAAGAAAACCCTGGTCCATCCGCGCATGCGCCTGGCCGTGCATCCCTCGCCGCTCAAGGGCGACGCCTTTTCGCCCATTTTCGGCCGCATTTGCGAAATAAACGAGCGCAGCATCTTTGTGGAGGCCGTGGAGCCCAACGAGGAACAGCGCCTGGCCGCCGAAGCCGTGGAAAGGGACAAGCTGGATCTGCTTTCCCTGCCGGAGCGCGGCGCGGAACTGGGCCTGGTTCTCAAGAGCCTGGGTCTGAACACCCGTTCCCTGGGCCAGGACTGCAAGACCCTGATCATCAACGGCCTGAATCCGGACCCGGGCGTGACCTGGGCCGAGCCCATGCTGCTCACCCACCTGGACAATCTCAAGGCCGGCCTGGAAGTGCTGCGCCGCCTTTCCCCGGCGGAAAAAATTCTGCTGGCCGTGCCCAAGGAAATGCGCCTGCACCACCATGATATCGAGGTGGCTCCTGTGCCGTCCCAGTATCCGGCCAGCATCAATGCCCTGGTGATCAAGGCCGTCACCGGCAAGGAAAATCCCGAGGGCGTGGGCATCGTGGGCCTGCACAATGTCTGGAGCCTGGGCCGGGTGGCCCGCACCGGCCTGCCGCTCATTGAAACCGTGGTGACCATCGGCAGCTTCGAGCACTCGGGCAATTACATCGTCAAAGAGGGCAGCACCATCGGCGAGCTGCTGGAGTTCGCCAACATTGAGCTGAAAAACGGCGACACCCTGGTGCGCGGCGGCCCGTTGCGCGGCGAAAGCCTGGACAAACTGGACCGCAGCGTGACCAAGGGCTCCACCGGCGTCTTTGTGGTGGAGGCGGGCACCATTCCGCCCATGGAGGGGCACAGCCCCTGCATCAACTGCGGCGCCTGCACGCTGATCTGCCCGGCCCGGCTGAGTCCCGGCTTTCTCAGCCGTTACGCCGAATTCGCCCTGCACGAGCGCAACCGCGCCGAACGTATCGAATGCTGCCTGGAGTGCGGGCTGTGCGGTTATGTCTGCATTGCCCGGCGGCCCGTGCTGCAATACATCCGCCTGTCCAAGCATAAACTGGCCCAGGCCGACACCGCGGCCAAACTTCAGGAATTACGGCCCCTGACGCCGCCCTTCAGCGACGGGGCCGCCGCCAAACAGGGAGGTGAATGA
- a CDS encoding RnfABCDGE type electron transport complex subunit D, which produces MMSAAATPVLLAMSAPPYWHCGRTIRQTSLYMLAGLAPAIIMSIWNWGLPAARVMALCVATAVLTEALCQKAMGRELSVDDFTAVNSGLLLAFLLPAAAPWWLVMLGAFIAVTLGKMAFGGLGANPVNTPLVGWAVLFVSFPLLMDPNAMQLATDFADPLIRLKYFGPAAAESIPFTDLLLGKQIGGLGATQVGALFLGGSFLAARGIIRWQISLGFFLGVVGLAALYNMLDPAVDASPFFHLCTGSVMLGGFFLATETANAPSRPLPMFIYGLMGGTLTIIIRKYGIYADGTPFAILLVNLLTPFLDLIRPKPFGAR; this is translated from the coding sequence ATGATGTCCGCAGCCGCCACGCCCGTGCTTCTGGCCATGAGCGCCCCGCCTTACTGGCACTGCGGGCGCACCATCCGCCAGACCAGCCTGTATATGCTGGCGGGCCTCGCCCCGGCGATCATCATGTCCATATGGAACTGGGGCCTGCCCGCGGCGCGGGTCATGGCCCTGTGCGTGGCCACCGCCGTGCTCACCGAGGCGCTCTGCCAGAAAGCCATGGGCCGCGAACTCTCGGTGGACGACTTCACGGCGGTCAATTCCGGCTTGCTGCTGGCCTTTCTGCTGCCCGCCGCCGCGCCCTGGTGGCTGGTCATGCTGGGCGCGTTCATCGCCGTGACCCTGGGCAAAATGGCCTTCGGCGGCCTGGGCGCCAATCCGGTAAACACGCCGCTGGTGGGCTGGGCCGTTCTGTTCGTGTCCTTTCCCCTGCTCATGGATCCCAACGCCATGCAGCTCGCCACGGATTTCGCGGACCCGCTGATCCGGCTCAAATATTTCGGCCCCGCGGCGGCGGAGTCCATTCCCTTCACGGATCTGCTGCTGGGCAAACAGATCGGCGGCCTGGGCGCGACCCAGGTAGGCGCGCTGTTCTTGGGCGGTTCCTTCCTGGCCGCGCGCGGCATCATCCGCTGGCAGATTTCCCTGGGCTTCTTTCTCGGCGTGGTCGGGCTGGCGGCCCTCTATAATATGCTGGACCCGGCCGTGGACGCCTCGCCCTTTTTCCATCTCTGCACCGGCTCGGTGATGCTGGGCGGCTTCTTTCTGGCCACGGAGACGGCCAATGCGCCCTCCAGGCCGCTGCCCATGTTCATTTACGGCCTGATGGGCGGCACGCTGACCATCATCATCCGTAAATACGGCATCTATGCGGACGGCACGCCCTTTGCCATTTTGCTGGTCAATCTGCTGACCCCCTTCCTGGATCTGATCCGTCCCAAACCTTTTGGAGCGCGTTAG
- a CDS encoding cytochrome c3 family protein, whose amino-acid sequence MQKRYLPIALLTAVLAAVAVVGYVLPEPHEAVPQRVLLDNAGGPVVFQHADHAFQQKIPCQKCHHESPVKRENVQRCESCHGASFDAAFRKNHVAAFNDNASCATCHHYELGAKKWGHKKHQEEYGVDCRECHHKNTDIEPEPQNCADCHDSGAPTGQKAEKGTPPDLADAVHARCVTCHEEMFAAKAKGCAQCHSQTAVRDILPRQGLVKLNPMFTNCAVCHGLPAEKLIPGRMDAYHKLCMGCHEKLKKGPYGKQQCAQCHTSK is encoded by the coding sequence TTGCAAAAGCGTTATCTTCCCATAGCGTTGTTGACAGCCGTTCTGGCGGCGGTGGCCGTGGTGGGCTATGTACTGCCCGAGCCGCACGAAGCCGTGCCCCAGCGCGTCCTGCTGGACAACGCCGGCGGACCGGTGGTTTTTCAGCATGCGGACCATGCCTTTCAGCAGAAAATCCCCTGTCAGAAGTGCCACCATGAAAGTCCGGTCAAACGGGAAAACGTACAGCGTTGCGAATCCTGTCACGGCGCGTCGTTCGACGCGGCCTTCAGAAAGAATCACGTGGCGGCCTTCAACGACAACGCTTCCTGCGCCACCTGTCACCACTATGAGCTCGGGGCCAAGAAGTGGGGGCACAAGAAGCATCAGGAAGAATACGGGGTGGACTGCCGCGAATGCCACCACAAGAATACCGACATCGAGCCTGAGCCGCAGAACTGCGCGGACTGCCATGACTCCGGCGCGCCCACGGGACAGAAGGCCGAAAAGGGCACGCCGCCCGATCTGGCCGACGCCGTGCACGCCCGTTGCGTGACCTGCCACGAGGAAATGTTCGCCGCCAAGGCCAAGGGCTGCGCCCAGTGCCACAGCCAGACGGCCGTGCGCGACATCCTGCCCAGGCAGGGCCTGGTCAAGCTCAATCCCATGTTCACCAATTGCGCCGTCTGCCACGGTCTGCCCGCGGAAAAGCTCATCCCCGGCCGCATGGACGCCTATCACAAGCTGTGCATGGGCTGCCACGAAAAGCTGAAGAAGGGCCCCTACGGCAAGCAACAGTGCGCGCAGTGCCATACCAGCAAGTGA
- a CDS encoding sensor domain-containing diguanylate cyclase, translating into MICKKPHFTGTGSGLFSRSLWLVFGAFVCISLGSTLYAGYLFIKTTAENSTMALAENLTSRLEATYNLLEGMSNQPLIQDTGISVLDRAMSMKTYADAFKFWMIGVVDPDGTISSTLRPKIAKLKRDYIPRIMRTGKRELSDPFPAGATGDMNFTQFMPIKKDGKVISICFVTTPLAHMSQLPPFRARYENGYYLLVDSRRSIIAHPDANKLMMDIKNLVDQETFLIGGSRQRFLDDIANRRSGSFICFFEGRLTFTFFTTVADSKWTLIHRVPMLPTMYPMLWSFGVQTLLYALFFVLLLRNGRKSFAPVDNIVRHVIDLNKSIRDSEPLSMENAGDLIKISRRGLFDMLTGLPTRHLFHQQINELLEEAPDRLHGVFFLDMDRLKPINDNLGHEAGDKALRDFADSLASFAEEHHGLACRYGGDEFVLFVPLQSASDIPELAEKLLQNQRGSVKGRGKNYVYGTSIGICPYPCGAFSFDEALRAADLALYKAKSQGRGGFSVHE; encoded by the coding sequence ATGATCTGCAAAAAACCACATTTCACCGGCACGGGCAGCGGGCTTTTTTCCAGAAGCCTCTGGCTGGTGTTCGGGGCGTTCGTCTGCATCAGCCTCGGCAGTACGCTTTACGCCGGGTATCTTTTTATCAAGACCACGGCCGAGAACTCCACCATGGCTCTGGCCGAGAACCTCACATCCCGGCTTGAGGCGACCTACAATCTGCTTGAAGGCATGAGCAACCAGCCCCTGATCCAGGATACCGGCATTTCCGTCCTGGACCGCGCCATGAGCATGAAAACCTACGCCGATGCCTTCAAGTTCTGGATGATCGGCGTGGTGGACCCGGACGGCACCATTTCCAGCACATTGCGGCCCAAAATCGCCAAACTGAAGCGTGACTATATCCCCCGGATCATGCGCACCGGCAAACGGGAACTCAGCGATCCCTTTCCCGCCGGGGCCACGGGCGACATGAATTTCACCCAGTTCATGCCGATCAAGAAAGACGGCAAGGTCATCAGCATCTGTTTCGTCACCACACCGCTGGCACATATGAGCCAGTTGCCGCCGTTCCGCGCCCGCTATGAAAACGGCTATTATCTTCTGGTCGACAGCCGTCGTTCAATCATCGCCCATCCGGATGCCAACAAGCTGATGATGGATATAAAAAATCTGGTGGATCAGGAAACCTTTCTGATCGGCGGCAGCCGTCAGCGGTTTCTTGATGATATCGCGAACCGGCGCAGCGGCAGCTTTATCTGTTTTTTCGAGGGACGGCTGACTTTCACCTTTTTCACCACTGTGGCCGACAGCAAGTGGACGCTCATCCACCGCGTGCCGATGCTGCCCACCATGTACCCCATGCTGTGGAGCTTCGGCGTTCAGACGTTGCTCTACGCCCTGTTCTTTGTGTTGCTTCTGCGCAACGGCCGCAAATCCTTCGCGCCGGTCGACAATATCGTCCGTCATGTGATAGATCTGAACAAGAGCATCCGCGATTCCGAGCCGTTATCCATGGAAAACGCCGGCGACCTCATCAAGATTTCGCGTCGTGGCCTGTTTGATATGCTCACCGGCTTGCCCACGCGCCATCTTTTCCATCAGCAGATCAACGAACTTCTTGAAGAGGCTCCGGATCGGCTCCATGGTGTTTTCTTTCTCGATATGGACAGGCTGAAACCCATCAACGACAATCTGGGCCATGAGGCCGGGGACAAGGCGTTACGCGACTTCGCGGACAGTCTTGCGTCGTTTGCGGAAGAACATCACGGCCTGGCTTGCCGCTACGGCGGCGACGAATTTGTGCTCTTCGTGCCGCTGCAAAGCGCCTCCGATATTCCGGAGCTTGCCGAAAAGCTGCTCCAAAACCAGCGGGGCAGCGTCAAGGGGCGCGGCAAGAATTATGTCTACGGCACGAGTATCGGCATATGCCCGTATCCCTGCGGCGCATTCTCTTTTGACGAAGCCTTGCGTGCCGCGGATTTGGCCCTGTACAAAGCCAAGTCACAAGGCAGGGGTGGCTTCTCCGTCCACGAATGA
- a CDS encoding alanine/glycine:cation symporter family protein, which yields MEALYGFLQEVSNVVWGPIMLVLLVGTGLYLTVSLRFFSFRNWVRAYKCLWEGRKHQSEHGEVSPWNALMTALAADIGTGNIVGVATAITLGGPGALFWMWVTALVGMMTKFSEVLLSVHFREKTPAGNWVGGAMYFIKNGLGKNYIWLATSFAVFGMIACFGIGAMVQANSISVNLAKTVHVPEWGTALGLLFFAGIVLVGGVKRVGAVAGKLVPFMAVIYIVMCLVIIFMNIDRVPFVFWWVISDAFTPTAAQGGFVGASVMMAIRMGMARGVFSNEAGLGSAPMAHAASTAESPLVQASIGMLDVFIDTIIVCSMTGFVILVSLDPVGQPLWSSGMGGGVLTAAAFQYNLPGFGEYGVTFCLTLFAFTTALGWCVYGERCVIYLFGDRAQKPFRVIYVCAVALGAVLALDLVWLLADIGNALMAFPNIIGIILLSPVLFKIVREEVKKDPRFVL from the coding sequence ATGGAAGCATTGTATGGTTTTTTGCAAGAGGTCAGCAATGTGGTCTGGGGCCCGATCATGCTGGTCCTGCTGGTGGGCACGGGCCTGTACCTGACTGTCAGCCTGCGGTTTTTCTCTTTCCGGAACTGGGTCAGGGCTTACAAATGCTTGTGGGAAGGCCGCAAGCATCAGTCCGAACATGGTGAAGTTTCACCCTGGAACGCCCTGATGACCGCCTTGGCGGCGGACATCGGCACCGGCAATATCGTGGGCGTGGCCACGGCCATCACGCTCGGCGGGCCGGGCGCGCTGTTCTGGATGTGGGTGACCGCCCTGGTGGGCATGATGACCAAATTTTCGGAAGTGCTGCTCTCCGTGCACTTCCGTGAAAAGACCCCGGCCGGCAACTGGGTGGGCGGGGCCATGTACTTCATCAAGAACGGCCTGGGCAAGAACTATATCTGGCTGGCCACGTCCTTTGCCGTGTTCGGCATGATAGCCTGCTTCGGCATCGGGGCCATGGTCCAGGCCAACTCCATCAGCGTGAATCTGGCCAAGACCGTGCACGTGCCGGAATGGGGCACGGCGCTGGGCCTGCTTTTCTTCGCGGGTATCGTGCTCGTCGGCGGCGTCAAGCGCGTGGGCGCGGTGGCCGGCAAGCTGGTGCCCTTCATGGCCGTGATTTATATCGTCATGTGCCTGGTCATCATCTTCATGAACATCGATCGCGTGCCCTTTGTTTTCTGGTGGGTGATTTCCGACGCCTTCACGCCCACGGCGGCCCAGGGCGGCTTTGTGGGCGCTTCGGTGATGATGGCTATCCGTATGGGCATGGCCCGCGGCGTTTTCTCCAATGAAGCCGGCCTCGGTTCCGCGCCCATGGCCCACGCCGCATCCACGGCCGAGTCCCCCCTGGTGCAGGCCTCCATCGGCATGCTGGACGTGTTCATTGACACCATCATCGTGTGCAGCATGACCGGCTTCGTGATCCTGGTGTCCCTGGACCCCGTCGGCCAGCCCCTCTGGAGTTCCGGAATGGGCGGCGGGGTGTTGACCGCGGCGGCCTTCCAGTACAATCTGCCCGGCTTCGGCGAATACGGCGTGACCTTCTGTCTTACGCTTTTCGCCTTTACCACCGCCCTGGGCTGGTGCGTCTACGGCGAACGTTGCGTCATTTACCTCTTCGGCGACAGGGCTCAGAAGCCTTTCCGCGTCATCTATGTCTGCGCCGTGGCTTTGGGCGCCGTTCTGGCCCTGGACCTGGTCTGGCTGCTGGCCGACATCGGCAACGCCCTGATGGCCTTCCCCAACATTATCGGCATCATCCTGCTCAGCCCCGTGCTGTTCAAGATCGTGCGCGAGGAAGTCAAGAAGGACCCGCGTTTCGTCCTGTAG
- a CDS encoding electron transport complex protein RnfA, producing the protein MEIFAIFISAIFVNNIVLAQYLGNCPYLGCSKEKSVALGMGGAVIFVIIVSTFCTWLMQRYVLDPYDLGYLQTIVFIVVIAALVQFVEMFLKKAVPPLYAALGIFLPLITTNCAVMGVAILVQREGFGLLESVIWGAAYSVGFTLALLLMAGIRERLDTCRLPKAMAGTPIALVMAGLMSLAFMGFKGMGH; encoded by the coding sequence ATGGAAATTTTTGCGATCTTTATTTCCGCCATCTTCGTCAACAACATCGTGTTGGCGCAGTATCTGGGCAACTGTCCCTATCTGGGCTGCTCCAAGGAAAAGAGCGTGGCTCTGGGCATGGGCGGGGCCGTGATTTTCGTCATCATCGTGTCCACGTTCTGCACCTGGCTCATGCAGCGCTATGTGCTGGACCCCTATGACCTCGGCTACTTGCAGACCATTGTGTTCATTGTGGTCATCGCCGCCCTGGTGCAGTTCGTGGAAATGTTCCTGAAAAAAGCCGTGCCGCCGCTCTACGCGGCCCTGGGCATTTTTCTGCCGCTGATCACCACCAACTGCGCGGTTATGGGCGTGGCCATCCTGGTGCAGCGCGAAGGTTTCGGCCTGTTGGAATCCGTGATCTGGGGCGCTGCCTACAGTGTGGGCTTTACGCTGGCCCTGCTGCTCATGGCCGGTATTCGTGAGCGGCTGGACACCTGCCGTCTGCCCAAAGCCATGGCCGGAACGCCCATCGCCCTGGTCATGGCCGGGCTGATGTCGCTGGCGTTCATGGGCTTCAAGGGTATGGGCCATTGA